DNA from Actinomycetota bacterium:
GTACTTTTAACCCTATTCACTATGGACATTTGGTAACAGCAGAAGAGGCAAGAATACAATTTAATTTGGATAGAGTATTATTTATTCCAACAGGTGATCCTCCCCATAAAGAGGGTCAGAAAATTACAAATGCACAACAGAGATATCTGATGACTGTTATGGCTACAGGCTCAAATCCTTATTTTTATGTGTCCAGAATGGAAATTGATCGTCCTCAACCTTCATATACTATGGATACAGTAAAAGATTTACATGAAGTTTATAAAGATTCACAAATTTTCTTCATAACAGGTACTGATGCAGTTCTGGATATATTAACTTGGAAAAATCCAGCTGAAATTCTAAACTTGTGTATATTTATCGCAGCTACTCGCCCAGGTTATGAGCTCGATAGGTTGAACAATATTAAGAAAAGATTGAAAGATGAATTGGGAATAGCTGATATCAATGAAAAAATACATATTATTAAAATACCAGCACTTGCGATTTCTTCAACTGATATTAGAAATAGAGTGAGGACTGGAAAACCTATTAGATATCTTTTACCAGAGGGAGTAGCTAATCATATTTATAAGATGAATTTCTATAAAAAATAATGTGAGGAGATTAAAATTGGAAGAACAAAAAATTGGTACAAGAATGGAAAGAAGATTAAAATTAGAAAAGAGAAGAAAAAGAAAAATATTCACAATTTTTATAACACTATTAATGATCTTTATATCAATTTTCTTTTTTTCCTATTTACGAAATTGTCTATCTAAACCGGGTAAAGAAACTGCACAAGAACAAACAACCAGTTCAACTTCAGAAGAGGAACAACCAACTTCAACCGAGGAGGAATTAGTTTTTAGTGGAAAAACAAAACTCTTAATCATTGGTTCTGATAAAAGCTTAGAGCAGATTTCTCCGAATTCAGTAATACTAACCAGCTATAATTCTATTTCAGAGGAAAGTTTATTACTCTCTATACCTTTGAGGACAATGCTTCAGTTCTCTGGAGAAGCTGTAACAGTACAACAGTTATTAAAAGAAGGGCGAATAGAGGATTTAAAATCAGCCATAAATGATTCGATAGGGATTGAGGTGGATCACTATATCTTAATAAATGTTTTTGATTTAGTGGAAAAAATTGGTGGAGTTTCAGTTAATATTCCAGAAAATATAAGCTTTCCTGATATTAATACTGATGTAACAGTTTTACTTGAGAAGGGAGAAAAGAATTTAAGTGGAGATTTAGCTATTAGTTATCTTCATTACATAAGTGGAGAAGGTGAAAGCATTTTACATGTATCGGATCAACAAGATGTTTATCTATCCATTTTAGATAAACTAATGGCTAATAAAAGTTATTCTGAGATAGCCAACGAAATGCAATTAATTTCTGAATATTTTGCTTCAGATTTTTCTGTTGAAGAATTAATATCTTTAGGTTCATCCATGACTAGACTTCAGGAATCTAAAATTTTCAAAGATAAAACTTTACCTATAATAGTAGCAGAGATAGACGGTAATAATTATCATGTTCCACAACCTGAAAAAATAACAGAGATATTTGGGGAATTTGAATCAGTTGTAACCCCTGAAGAAAAAGAGAAAAGTGATATTATAATTTTAAATGGTTGTGGAAGTCCTGGTATTGCAAATAGCGCAGGTAATAAACTACAGAATGATTTTCAAATTGTTGAAATTGGGAATGCAGCCAGCTTTCAATATACGGAAACTAAAATAATAGTTACTTCATTTAAAATAAGTGTAATTGAAGATGCAATTTCTATTAGAGAGCTTCTGGGGGTAGGGAAAATAGTAACAGACGGATCACTATCTGAACAAACCAGACAAAAAGCTAATATTGTCATAATAATAGGTAGTGATTATTTACCAT
Protein-coding regions in this window:
- the nadD gene encoding nicotinate-nucleotide adenylyltransferase; its protein translation is MGGTFNPIHYGHLVTAEEARIQFNLDRVLFIPTGDPPHKEGQKITNAQQRYLMTVMATGSNPYFYVSRMEIDRPQPSYTMDTVKDLHEVYKDSQIFFITGTDAVLDILTWKNPAEILNLCIFIAATRPGYELDRLNNIKKRLKDELGIADINEKIHIIKIPALAISSTDIRNRVRTGKPIRYLLPEGVANHIYKMNFYKK
- a CDS encoding LytR C-terminal domain-containing protein, with the protein product MEEQKIGTRMERRLKLEKRRKRKIFTIFITLLMIFISIFFFSYLRNCLSKPGKETAQEQTTSSTSEEEQPTSTEEELVFSGKTKLLIIGSDKSLEQISPNSVILTSYNSISEESLLLSIPLRTMLQFSGEAVTVQQLLKEGRIEDLKSAINDSIGIEVDHYILINVFDLVEKIGGVSVNIPENISFPDINTDVTVLLEKGEKNLSGDLAISYLHYISGEGESILHVSDQQDVYLSILDKLMANKSYSEIANEMQLISEYFASDFSVEELISLGSSMTRLQESKIFKDKTLPIIVAEIDGNNYHVPQPEKITEIFGEFESVVTPEEKEKSDIIILNGCGSPGIANSAGNKLQNDFQIVEIGNAASFQYTETKIIVTSFKISVIEDAISIRELLGVGKIVTDGSLSEQTRQKANIVIIIGSDYLPLS